ATAATGGATCCTGATAAAAGTGAATTCCCAGAACTTCCAAAATTAGATCATTTACCTAAAGTAGAAACCATTCAGGAAATAGAAAATGAAAGCAATCCAAATGCAGAAAAACATATTGCATTGGAAGGAAAGGCTTCTGCCGAGTCGATGGCTCAAAATAATTTTGTTTCTGCACTAAAAATGAAAGACCCTAAAGTGAAACAAATTCATATTGAGATGGCTCTCCAACAAGTGAAGATAATAGAAGAAATAACCGAATTTTTAAAAGGACAAAACGCAGAAATAGTGCCGTTGGGTACAGCGGTAGAACAAAATAAAGTTATCAAATATTTTCAGCATATAATAAAAGAATAAATTTGTTGAGGTGAAATAATGAATCAGCAATCCAGCCATAATATTCATGAGCATGAATCCCATAACCATATAGAAGCAGCTCGTTTAAAGGACATACAAACTGAATGGTTTATCAGTCCAACTGCTGTTAAACCTAATCAGGAAGTTGAAGTTACTTTAATAGTCAAAAATGAAGGAAAGAATATTACTTGTTTTTCCATGGTACATGAAAAACAGATGCACTTGCTTGTTATCAGTAACGATCTAAGTACTTTTCAGCATTTGCATCCCAATTATGATGGTGAAGGCAGGTTTAGTGTAAAGGCTATTTTACCAAAAGCGGGAAAGTACAAAATATTTGCTGATTTCCTCCCAGAAGGTTCAGCGCAGCAGCTTTCCAAGTTTGATTTAATAGTTGAGGGCAAAGAACAAAATGAAGGAATTTATCCGGATAAGGAGTTAATCAAAACTGTAGAAGACTTGGTATTTGAGTTAAAATTCGATGACTTGGCTTTAAAAAAGCATATTCTAATGACATTTACAGTCACTGATAACAAAGGAAATAAAATCAAGGATTTGGAACCTTATCTTGGATCAGCCGGACATGTCGTAATTGTAAGTGAAAAAATGGAAGAGTTTCTCCATGTCCATCCTAAAGATGAGTCTGCCAAAGGACCGGATGTTGAATATATGACTACCTTCCCTATTTCAGGCGTATATAAAATTTGGGGACAATTCAAATACCTTGGAAAACTCTATACAGTTCCATTCGTTATAAATATTCCGGATAAGTAAATAATGTTGATAGTCTAATTATAAAATGGGGCACACATATGAGGTGTGCCCCATTTTATAAGCATCCTATTATTGTTTACAGTCTTCTCAGAAATGGGGGAGAAATAGTTGAAAGAAGATGTAGTAGAAACAAAACTGAAAAATATTCAATCTAATAAAGATAGGCTAAAAATCATAATAGTCCTTGCCATTCCTGCAGTAATCGAAAATTTTTTCCAAACCATCCTTGGTTTTGTAGACACCTATTTTGTCTCCAAGCTAGGGTTGGCAGAAGTATCCGCTGTTGGAGTTACTAATGCAGTTCTTGCAATTTATTTTGCGTTATTCATGGCAATTGGAGTGGCTGCAAACGTAAGAATTGCCAACTTTCTGGGGGCGAATCAACCTGAAAAGGGAAGACATATTTCCCAGCAATCTATAGTTCTTGCTATTCTTTTTGGTTTGCTAACAGGTCTAGGAACCCTATTTTTTGCAGAGCCTTTGCTAAAACTTATGGGAATAGAGGCTGATGTGTTAGAAGCTGGTTCTCTTTATTTTCGCATAGTAGGCATTCCCTCGATCTTCATGTCTTTAATGTTTGTATTGAGTGCCATATTAAGAGGGGCTGGAGATACAAAAACACCTATGAAGGTAAGTATCATTATTAATATTGTTAATGCAGTATTAGATTACATTCTAATATTTGGGTTTTTATTTATTCCTGCAATGGGAATTGTAGGTGCTGCTCTAGCAACTGTTTTTGCACGTCTTGTTGGCAGTGCTGCGCTTATATACTATCTAAAACGCTCAAAAGTTCTTGCTTTCCGACGGGATTACTGGAAACCTGACAAAGTACATTTAATGGAGCTCACAACACTTGGAGCACCAGCAGCAGGTGAACGCCTTTTGATGAGAGCAGGGCAAATCGTCTATTTTGGTTTTGTTGTGGCGTTGGGAACAAATGCATTTGCTGCCCACCAAATTGCAGGGAATATTGAAGTGTTTTCTTATATGATTGGGTATGGATTCGCAACTGCAGCTACAATACTCGTTGGGCAACAAATCGGTGCAGGAAACCTTGATGAAGCGAGAAGATATGCAAAACTCACAACCGTCGTAACTTTAGCATCAATGACTGCTCTGGGGGCTATATTGTTCTTTCTCGGTGAATGGGCAGGAAGTTTCTTTACAGAGGATCAAGAAGTAATCGAAAATATTGGAACAGCTCTAAAGATATCAGGAGTTTTCCAACCATTTTTAGCTGTCCTTATGGTACTAACAGGAGCTTTCCAAGGTGCAAACAATACAAAATTCCCAATGTACCTGACAGCTTTTGGGATGTGGGCAATAAGAACAGTTCTTGTGTACGTTTTAGGTATTGTGCTGGGCTGGGGATTGGCCGGCGTTTGGATTGCGATTGGCGTAGACATTGCATTCAGGGCTATTGTTTTAGTTATCCAGTTCAAAAGAGGAAAATGGATGGCACTTAAAAAAGCACCAGAGGCAGAATCTGAGTGTCATCCGCAGACAACAAAAGAAACAATGTCGGCTTGTGTAAATAATTATTAAAAAGAATTATGCTGTAAGTAGTAATTACTAATCTATAAGATGAAAGGACCCAGGAGGGGTCCTTTCATCTTATATTCAAATTGATTTTTTCACATAGCAGGGTACCCTGAATTTATAAAAGTCATTAAGGAGAACCAGCCAAAAACAAGAAAGCTTCCTAATCCAAACAGGACGCCTAGGATATTTTTATTTTTTAGTGCAGTAAAAGTGCCAAACCCGGCAAATAAAGCGACTAGCCCAAATATAATGACTATACCCATTAAAACCACTCCTTTTTATTAACATAACGAGATTCGAACTTTCCAAAGAAGCGACCTATTTGCCAGGCCGCTTCTTTGATTGCTTAGCGGATTGATAATTACTCTGGTTTATTATTTGCCTTAGGATCAGGTGTGAAGCTTGGTTTAAAGTCATTGTATTTAACCATATTCACCATTCCTGCTGTCGCATGGTGAAGATCATGACAATGGAATAGCCAATTGCCAGGATTATCAGCTTTAAACGCAACAACATATTCATCACCAGGCTTTAGGTTAATCGTATCTTTCATAATCGGAGAACCTTCTACAGGTTTCCCATTCTTGCTAAGGACTTGGAAGAAGTGACCATGCAAGTGCATAGGATGGTCATCCATTTGAGAATTATTAGTCAATGTTACCTTAACGAGGTCGCCTTCCTTGACATTTATGTTATCAGTATCTGGGAATGTATTTCCGTTAATCGTATAAGCCATTTCGCTG
The nucleotide sequence above comes from Cytobacillus pseudoceanisediminis. Encoded proteins:
- a CDS encoding MATE family efflux transporter; translated protein: MKEDVVETKLKNIQSNKDRLKIIIVLAIPAVIENFFQTILGFVDTYFVSKLGLAEVSAVGVTNAVLAIYFALFMAIGVAANVRIANFLGANQPEKGRHISQQSIVLAILFGLLTGLGTLFFAEPLLKLMGIEADVLEAGSLYFRIVGIPSIFMSLMFVLSAILRGAGDTKTPMKVSIIINIVNAVLDYILIFGFLFIPAMGIVGAALATVFARLVGSAALIYYLKRSKVLAFRRDYWKPDKVHLMELTTLGAPAAGERLLMRAGQIVYFGFVVALGTNAFAAHQIAGNIEVFSYMIGYGFATAATILVGQQIGAGNLDEARRYAKLTTVVTLASMTALGAILFFLGEWAGSFFTEDQEVIENIGTALKISGVFQPFLAVLMVLTGAFQGANNTKFPMYLTAFGMWAIRTVLVYVLGIVLGWGLAGVWIAIGVDIAFRAIVLVIQFKRGKWMALKKAPEAESECHPQTTKETMSACVNNY
- a CDS encoding DUF2759 domain-containing protein, producing MGIVIIFGLVALFAGFGTFTALKNKNILGVLFGLGSFLVFGWFSLMTFINSGYPAM